From a region of the Nonlabens dokdonensis DSW-6 genome:
- the nqrE gene encoding NADH:ubiquinone reductase (Na(+)-transporting) subunit E has translation MDLINLFVKSIFIENMVFAYFLGMCSYLAVSKSVKTAVGLGAAVVFVLGITVPINWLLDTYLLKPGALTWLDAEYASIDLSFLSFIMFIAVIASMVQLVEMVVERFAPALYGALGIFLPLIAVNCAILGGSLFMQQKDFSGISESAVYGIGSGIGFFLAILAIAAIREKITYSNVPAPLRGLGITFIITGLMAFGFMSFMGIEI, from the coding sequence ATGGATTTAATTAATCTCTTCGTTAAAAGTATATTTATAGAGAACATGGTTTTTGCCTATTTCTTAGGTATGTGTTCTTATCTAGCGGTATCAAAGTCTGTTAAGACGGCAGTAGGACTAGGAGCGGCTGTAGTTTTTGTATTAGGAATTACAGTTCCTATTAACTGGTTACTGGATACTTATTTATTAAAGCCTGGTGCTTTAACTTGGTTAGATGCTGAGTATGCAAGTATCGATTTATCATTCTTGAGTTTTATCATGTTTATCGCTGTAATTGCGAGTATGGTACAATTAGTTGAAATGGTTGTTGAAAGATTTGCACCAGCACTTTACGGTGCATTGGGAATATTTTTACCATTGATTGCTGTGAACTGTGCCATCTTGGGAGGTTCACTATTTATGCAGCAAAAAGATTTCTCTGGTATAAGTGAATCTGCAGTTTATGGTATAGGTAGTGGTATAGGTTTTTTCCTAGCTATTCTTGCTATCGCTGCAATACGCGAGAAAATTACTTATTCAAATGTTCCAGCTCCATTAAGAGGATTAGGAATTACGTTTATCATTACTGGACTTATGGCTTTTGGTTTCATGAGTTTTATGGGAATAGAAATTTAA
- the nqrF gene encoding NADH:ubiquinone reductase (Na(+)-transporting) subunit F, protein MDSNLFTILASVVIFLTLILLLVSLLLGAKSKLLPSGPVTINVNGEKDITTGSGSTLLGTLGDNKLFLPSACGGGGTCVQCKCIVTEGGGTILPTEEPHFTRKEIAEGWRLGCQVKVKQDMKIEIPEEVFGIKKWEAEVVRNYNVASFIKEFVVRLPEDMHYEAGGYIQIEIPKCEVRFEDMDITAHPEEHDTPDKFQEEWDKFNLWPLVMKNGETVERAYSMASFPAEGREIMLNVRIATPPWDRAKNGWMDVNPGIASSYIFNQKPGDKVVVSGPYGEFFINHSDAEMLYVGGGAGMAPMRSHLYELFKTLKTDRKVTYWYGGRSKRELFYIEHFRELEREFPNFKFFMALSEPMEEDNWKVKEDINDESGDGFVGFIHQVVIDQYLNKHEAPEDLEVYFCGPPLMNNAVGKMAEDFGVDPENIRFDDFGG, encoded by the coding sequence ATGGATTCTAATTTATTTACGATTTTAGCTAGTGTAGTTATATTTCTTACACTTATTTTACTTCTTGTTTCCTTGTTATTAGGAGCAAAATCAAAGTTATTGCCTTCTGGTCCAGTTACTATCAATGTAAATGGTGAAAAGGATATTACTACCGGTTCTGGTAGTACCTTATTGGGAACCTTAGGAGATAATAAATTATTCTTACCATCTGCTTGTGGTGGTGGTGGAACTTGTGTACAATGTAAATGTATCGTTACAGAAGGTGGAGGAACAATTCTTCCTACAGAAGAACCACATTTCACTAGAAAAGAGATTGCTGAAGGGTGGCGACTAGGTTGTCAAGTCAAAGTAAAGCAAGACATGAAAATCGAGATTCCAGAAGAAGTATTTGGAATCAAAAAGTGGGAAGCAGAGGTTGTACGTAACTACAACGTAGCTTCTTTCATAAAAGAATTTGTAGTGCGTCTTCCGGAAGATATGCATTATGAAGCTGGTGGTTATATTCAAATAGAAATTCCTAAATGTGAAGTTCGTTTTGAAGATATGGATATCACTGCTCACCCAGAAGAACACGATACTCCAGATAAATTTCAAGAAGAATGGGATAAGTTCAACTTATGGCCACTTGTAATGAAGAACGGAGAAACAGTAGAAAGAGCTTATTCTATGGCTTCTTTTCCTGCTGAAGGTCGTGAAATTATGTTAAACGTGCGTATTGCTACGCCGCCATGGGATAGAGCAAAGAATGGATGGATGGATGTGAATCCAGGTATCGCCAGTTCTTATATTTTTAACCAAAAGCCAGGAGACAAAGTTGTTGTTTCTGGACCTTATGGTGAATTCTTTATCAACCACTCTGATGCTGAGATGCTTTATGTAGGTGGTGGAGCAGGAATGGCACCTATGCGTTCTCACTTATATGAGTTGTTCAAGACTTTGAAAACAGATCGTAAAGTTACTTACTGGTACGGTGGTCGTTCTAAGAGAGAGTTATTCTATATTGAGCACTTCCGTGAATTAGAAAGAGAATTTCCTAATTTCAAATTTTTCATGGCACTTTCAGAGCCGATGGAAGAAGATAACTGGAAAGTAAAAGAGGATATTAACGATGAGTCAGGTGATGGATTTGTTGGTTTTATTCACCAAGTGGTAATAGACCAATACTTAAACAAGCATGAGGCTCCAGAAGATCTTGAAGTTTATTTCTGTGGACCGCCATTGATGAACAACGCGGTAGGAAAGATGGCTGAAGACTTCGGTGTGGATCCTGAAAATATACGTTTTGATGACTTTGGAGGTTAA